One region of Balneolaceae bacterium genomic DNA includes:
- a CDS encoding glycoside hydrolase family 3 N-terminal domain-containing protein: MKKLLLTILFLGATVFNSFAQLTEEQIAQKVDSVMQTMTLTDKVGEMTQLAIDMVSTPGGEPENLNEENLRNVLLNHRVGSILNVAGHAYTLDEWHSVIRQIQEMAVNEKPTGIPVIYGIDSIHGANYTMGSTLFPQQIGMAATWNTDLIQEGSRISAYETRASWIPWNFSPVLDIGRNPEWPRFWETFGEDVHLASEMGVAMVKGFQGEDVSNPYRVAATAKHFLGYSLPASGHDRTVAWIPEIQLREHVLPTFEAAFDAGAHTVMINSGEINGIPVHANEEILTDLLRDELGFKGIAVSDWADIIYLHDRHKITKDYKESIKVAINAGVDMSMVPLDLEFPRLLKELVEEGEVPMSRINESVRRILRVKFLLGLFDQPYHPDVDYSKFASDEHAEASYQTAVESITLLKNENDILPLDKNSNVLVTGPTANSLIYLNGGWSRTWQGDDPQYDTPGKKTILDAIRDEIGEGNVNYVEGTSIHEAIDIDAAVQAAQNSDVAVIAIGEKSYTETPGDLSDMHLPEAQRELVKQVAATETPVVLVLVEGRPRIINDIVPEADGVLMAYLPAHEGGRAVSDILFGDQNPSGHLPFTYPSDSNDLVPYDHNYTDEVGPLGFNPEWEFGTGLSYTTFDYSNLSVSSSAFGPNDELEISVDITNSGERAGKDVVQLYVSDLVASITPPVKRLRGFEKVDLEPGETQTVSFSITADDLAFIGKEHQWITEKGEFKIQVDDLEQTVTYQK; the protein is encoded by the coding sequence ATGAAAAAACTACTGCTAACAATTCTATTTCTCGGGGCAACTGTTTTTAACAGTTTCGCTCAGTTGACAGAAGAACAGATCGCCCAAAAGGTGGATTCTGTGATGCAAACTATGACGCTTACCGACAAGGTAGGGGAGATGACGCAGCTTGCAATCGATATGGTATCAACTCCAGGCGGTGAACCGGAGAATTTGAATGAAGAAAATCTTCGAAATGTATTGCTGAATCACAGAGTTGGTTCTATTCTGAATGTGGCGGGACACGCTTATACACTGGATGAATGGCACAGTGTGATTCGGCAAATCCAGGAAATGGCCGTTAATGAAAAACCGACCGGCATTCCCGTGATTTATGGCATTGATTCGATCCACGGGGCAAATTACACGATGGGCTCAACACTTTTTCCGCAGCAGATCGGGATGGCCGCAACCTGGAATACAGATTTAATTCAGGAAGGATCACGAATTTCTGCCTATGAAACGCGAGCCTCCTGGATTCCCTGGAATTTTTCACCGGTTCTTGATATCGGGAGAAACCCCGAATGGCCGCGATTTTGGGAGACATTTGGGGAAGATGTACATCTTGCATCAGAAATGGGAGTAGCTATGGTGAAAGGTTTCCAGGGAGAAGATGTAAGTAATCCCTATCGGGTGGCAGCGACTGCCAAACATTTTCTGGGCTACAGTTTACCCGCCTCGGGTCATGACCGGACGGTAGCCTGGATTCCTGAAATTCAACTTCGCGAACACGTATTGCCGACATTCGAAGCCGCATTTGATGCCGGTGCACACACGGTTATGATCAACTCGGGTGAGATTAATGGAATTCCGGTTCACGCAAATGAAGAGATTTTAACCGATCTGCTTCGCGATGAACTCGGGTTTAAAGGAATTGCCGTGAGTGACTGGGCAGATATTATTTACCTGCACGACCGGCATAAAATCACAAAAGATTACAAAGAGTCGATAAAAGTGGCGATTAATGCCGGGGTGGATATGAGTATGGTACCGCTGGACCTTGAATTTCCGCGATTGTTGAAAGAACTGGTAGAAGAGGGCGAAGTACCGATGAGCCGGATCAATGAATCGGTTCGCAGAATTTTAAGAGTAAAATTTCTGCTTGGATTATTTGATCAGCCATATCATCCCGATGTGGACTACTCAAAGTTTGCTTCGGATGAACATGCAGAGGCGAGTTATCAAACCGCAGTTGAGTCCATTACACTTCTGAAAAATGAGAACGATATTCTGCCATTGGATAAAAACAGCAATGTTTTGGTAACAGGGCCGACAGCAAATTCATTAATCTATCTGAATGGCGGATGGAGCCGAACCTGGCAGGGTGATGATCCGCAGTACGATACTCCCGGCAAGAAGACAATTCTGGATGCCATTCGGGATGAGATCGGCGAAGGGAATGTGAATTATGTTGAGGGAACATCCATCCATGAAGCAATTGATATTGACGCTGCTGTTCAAGCCGCACAGAACTCAGATGTTGCTGTGATTGCAATTGGGGAAAAAAGCTACACGGAGACCCCCGGCGATCTTTCTGATATGCACCTACCTGAAGCACAACGAGAACTCGTTAAACAGGTAGCGGCTACCGAAACGCCGGTTGTGTTGGTTTTGGTTGAGGGTCGACCGCGAATTATCAACGATATTGTTCCAGAGGCTGATGGAGTTCTGATGGCATATCTGCCGGCGCACGAAGGCGGCAGAGCTGTTTCTGATATTCTATTTGGAGATCAAAACCCAAGCGGACATCTGCCGTTTACTTACCCCAGCGATTCGAACGATCTTGTGCCGTACGATCATAACTACACCGATGAAGTAGGACCTTTGGGATTCAATCCGGAGTGGGAATTTGGCACCGGATTAAGCTATACCACTTTTGATTACAGTAACCTGAGTGTGAGCAGTTCTGCCTTTGGGCCAAATGATGAGCTTGAGATCTCTGTGGATATCACAAATTCAGGAGAGCGGGCCGGAAAGGATGTGGTTCAGCTCTACGTGAGTGATCTGGTGGCAAGTATCACACCACCTGTGAAACGACTCCGGGGATTTGAAAAGGTTGATTTAGAACCCGGTGAAACTCAAACGGTCAGTTTTTCAATTACGGCAGATGATCTGGCATTTATCGGGAAAGAACATCAGTGGATTACCGAAAAAGGAGAGTTTAAAATTCAAGTTGATGACTTAGAACAAACAGTTACCTATCAAAAATAG
- a CDS encoding Dabb family protein, translating into MKQTLFAITMALIFLAAGCQQSQESSMNTEDSTETSSTSTTENSIGMLQHTVYFYLNEDVTEEEREQFEEGLKALLSIEEIYKSETGVPAGTPERDVTDHSFGYSIFVWFETMEDYEVYAEHPDHMEFIDKYQNLWADVKVYDSNIIE; encoded by the coding sequence ATGAAACAGACACTTTTTGCTATTACAATGGCTCTTATATTTTTGGCTGCTGGATGTCAGCAAAGCCAGGAATCTTCTATGAACACAGAAGATTCAACTGAAACATCATCAACCTCAACTACAGAAAACTCAATCGGAATGCTGCAACACACGGTTTATTTTTATCTGAATGAAGATGTAACGGAAGAAGAACGGGAACAATTTGAAGAGGGACTTAAGGCACTGCTCTCTATCGAAGAGATCTACAAGTCTGAGACGGGTGTCCCGGCCGGAACGCCGGAGCGCGATGTAACCGATCATTCCTTTGGCTACTCGATCTTTGTCTGGTTTGAAACGATGGAAGATTACGAAGTATATGCCGAGCATCCCGATCACATGGAGTTTATCGACAAATATCAAAATCTTTGGGCTGATGTGAAGGTGTACGATTCCAACATTATTGAGTAG
- a CDS encoding Gfo/Idh/MocA family oxidoreductase, with translation MSNISRKNFLRNSALGLAGLAIAPKSGKAAERFEELQSRDWKKKFQANDQIQIATIGMGIIAHFDTPTALEVPGVKMVAAADCYDSRLVRTKEVFGDDVFTTKDYREILERDDIDAVLLCTPDHWHAKHSIDFLGAGKHVYCEKPMVQQIDEGHEVIRADQQSDAVLQVGSQFTSDMIFQKAKELYESGAIGTLNQVVAVYNRNSSLGAWQYSMPEDATPETVDWDLFLGDAPERPWDPKRFFRWRCYDDYGTGVPGDLFVHLFTGIHTVLGAVGPTHVSGTGGLRSWFDGREAPDVINGQYHYPETENHPDFTLTLQSNLADGGGTGTRFQFIGDEGAMEISPGSSVKLTRIPRREPSLDDLQGYNSLLTFSEEVQNEFKENYREEHADEVEYKPAMNQTEEFRTPDGYDSRLDHFVNFFDSIRNGTPVFEDSTFGFRAAAPALLTNTSLKEQRVVQWDPENMELVS, from the coding sequence ATGTCTAATATTTCTCGTAAAAATTTTCTGCGAAACAGCGCTCTCGGATTGGCCGGCCTGGCAATTGCCCCAAAAAGTGGCAAAGCTGCTGAACGGTTTGAGGAGCTACAAAGTCGCGACTGGAAAAAAAAGTTTCAGGCGAATGATCAAATTCAAATTGCCACAATTGGTATGGGAATCATCGCCCATTTTGATACACCAACAGCCTTGGAGGTTCCGGGCGTAAAAATGGTTGCCGCGGCCGACTGCTACGACTCGAGATTGGTTCGCACAAAAGAGGTATTCGGAGATGATGTCTTCACCACAAAAGATTACAGGGAAATTCTGGAAAGAGACGATATTGACGCCGTCCTGCTCTGCACACCCGACCACTGGCACGCAAAACATTCCATTGACTTCCTGGGTGCTGGTAAACATGTTTATTGCGAAAAACCGATGGTCCAGCAGATTGATGAGGGACACGAGGTAATCCGGGCTGATCAACAAAGCGATGCCGTTTTGCAGGTGGGCAGCCAGTTTACAAGTGACATGATTTTTCAAAAAGCAAAAGAGCTTTACGAGTCAGGAGCTATCGGGACTCTGAACCAGGTAGTTGCTGTATACAACCGGAACTCCTCACTCGGTGCATGGCAATATTCAATGCCCGAAGATGCTACTCCTGAAACAGTGGACTGGGATCTGTTTCTTGGAGATGCACCGGAGAGACCATGGGATCCCAAGCGATTCTTCAGATGGAGATGCTATGACGATTACGGAACAGGCGTTCCCGGAGATCTTTTTGTTCACTTGTTTACCGGAATTCATACCGTTCTTGGTGCAGTAGGCCCAACTCATGTTTCAGGGACTGGCGGCCTCCGCTCATGGTTTGACGGACGTGAAGCACCTGATGTAATTAATGGCCAATACCACTATCCGGAAACAGAAAATCATCCTGATTTTACACTTACACTGCAAAGTAATCTTGCAGACGGCGGCGGAACGGGCACACGATTCCAGTTTATTGGAGACGAAGGCGCGATGGAAATATCTCCCGGAAGTTCTGTTAAATTGACTCGAATTCCGCGAAGAGAACCTTCCCTGGATGATCTACAAGGCTATAACTCTTTGCTCACCTTTTCTGAAGAGGTACAGAATGAGTTCAAAGAAAACTATCGTGAGGAGCATGCCGATGAAGTGGAATATAAACCTGCCATGAATCAAACCGAAGAGTTCCGTACACCTGATGGTTATGATTCAAGACTGGATCACTTCGTCAATTTCTTCGATTCCATCCGAAATGGCACACCTGTGTTCGAAGATTCCACCTTTGGATTCAGAGCTGCAGCTCCTGCTCTTCTAACAAACACAAGTTTGAAGGAGCAACGGGTCGTTCAATGGGATCCCGAAAATATGGAGTTGGTTTCTTAA
- a CDS encoding T9SS type A sorting domain-containing protein encodes MVTGGFANNGSELIFDGAGMNNENGDPTVRNIIFRGNKAFLDGGGMNNQNSSPVLTNIIFRDNTSNSSGAGIYNDNSSPSLRNVSFINNIALINGGGMYNFEESSVTLTNALFAENSASQGGGGIYVDRNSSAEITNATFANNETDGGGGGIRTRENSTTEISNSIIWGNNASQPGNEISSNGSLTLEYSLYGNFDDEIDIEDDISGTGDRTITNSITDDPLYADPDNRDYSLQELSPAINKASNQLYTDAGGDVDNDTDLADNSRVFNGETEIIDMGAYEFQGDPGAIQFTKSFDDPVAVGNTVTLEFTITNNTSESLANLNFTDDLDALLPGLEASGLPKNDVCGAGSQISGTSTLTLTGGNTSSESTCTFDVTLQLPNNARLGNYTSTTSALSSGNSTIADPATDELTISTPLSGNDNRVLAGNQNGYTFTPDDFSQTDNNLFVHVEDLPEEGSLELDGNVVSDGQDILVGDIDNEDLVWTPDDNTAYGIDYDKFDFNIKDSSDNESEDTYTLTINLAAATVELTGSEGWRFMTSPSDGETFSSFLDPISVETASAAFPTLYQLDQDEYEWNAVGNMNSEIDPGKGFIVLVEDELPTTLSSGESWEELDGSFNYSGLDYNGDDSSANPGNFYLLANPHPIALNFCEFTDAEIATSLYFWNPNAGAGFGDYVNVSCDLEEGEVLISPFQAFWIRTTASNPSLGIPEDAYEESTEPGYFKYQQKAVAQKASTSSLETSEQSTSKSSEKSGIVNNEFAIGLTVQDEEQKFSNSTHIFFSAEATPGLDPIDAPKLSAAGLAEHWVSLHSLDQKGNKYALQSRPPVDESAMSESTQTDQQAKTTIPIGVQTTENRSFTLSWNLPDQHVFDGQYFLKDTRTNDVIDLNQTDRYTFEIEPVQIAKDTHPMSEVAEIGSMGLHTHRMNAGATPRFELLVAASGVDGRTELGDVPDDFTLNQNYPNPFNPTTVISYELPQSAEVRLDVYDMVGRHIATLVNEQTSAGRHTVNFDASQLSSGVYLYRLQAGSTIMTKKLTIVK; translated from the coding sequence TTGGTTACCGGAGGTTTTGCAAATAACGGTTCGGAATTAATCTTTGATGGCGCAGGGATGAACAATGAAAATGGAGATCCAACGGTCCGAAATATCATATTCAGGGGAAACAAAGCCTTCCTGGATGGTGGAGGAATGAATAATCAAAACAGTTCTCCCGTTTTAACAAATATCATCTTCAGAGATAATACCAGTAACTCCAGTGGAGCAGGTATCTATAACGACAACAGCTCTCCTTCGCTTAGAAATGTCAGTTTCATCAATAATATCGCTCTTATTAACGGCGGGGGGATGTATAACTTCGAAGAGAGTTCTGTCACACTTACCAATGCACTCTTCGCTGAAAACAGTGCGAGCCAAGGTGGAGGAGGAATTTATGTGGATAGAAATAGCTCGGCAGAAATAACCAATGCCACATTCGCAAATAATGAAACTGATGGCGGTGGCGGTGGAATTCGTACCCGCGAAAATAGTACGACAGAAATAAGTAATTCCATTATTTGGGGGAACAATGCCTCACAACCCGGCAACGAAATTTCAAGTAACGGATCTTTAACACTCGAATACAGCCTGTATGGTAACTTCGACGATGAAATAGATATTGAAGATGACATTTCCGGCACGGGTGACCGAACGATAACAAATTCCATTACTGATGACCCGCTTTATGCTGATCCGGATAATAGAGATTATAGTTTACAGGAGCTTAGCCCGGCTATTAACAAAGCGAGCAACCAGCTTTATACAGATGCCGGCGGTGATGTTGATAACGACACAGACCTTGCAGATAACTCGCGGGTTTTTAATGGTGAGACCGAAATTATTGATATGGGAGCCTACGAATTCCAGGGTGACCCAGGCGCTATTCAATTCACCAAATCTTTTGATGATCCCGTTGCCGTTGGCAACACCGTAACCCTGGAGTTCACGATTACAAACAATACGTCTGAGTCTCTGGCTAATCTCAACTTTACGGATGATCTGGATGCTCTACTACCCGGGCTGGAGGCTTCTGGCCTGCCAAAAAACGATGTTTGCGGAGCTGGTTCTCAAATATCGGGTACGAGTACACTCACCCTTACCGGAGGCAATACTTCGAGTGAAAGTACCTGCACATTTGATGTTACCCTGCAACTTCCAAATAATGCCAGACTCGGAAACTATACAAGTACAACCTCTGCACTGTCTTCCGGCAACAGCACGATTGCCGATCCTGCAACGGATGAACTTACAATCAGTACTCCCCTATCTGGAAATGACAACCGAGTTCTTGCCGGTAATCAAAACGGGTACACCTTTACCCCTGATGATTTTAGCCAGACGGATAACAATTTATTTGTTCATGTCGAGGATCTCCCGGAAGAGGGCAGCCTGGAACTGGACGGCAATGTTGTTTCGGACGGGCAGGATATTTTAGTCGGCGATATTGACAACGAAGATCTTGTTTGGACTCCGGATGATAACACCGCTTATGGAATAGACTACGATAAATTCGACTTTAACATTAAGGACTCCAGCGATAATGAAAGTGAAGACACCTACACCCTGACCATCAATCTGGCGGCTGCCACCGTAGAACTGACCGGCAGTGAAGGCTGGCGGTTTATGACCAGTCCGTCGGATGGCGAAACCTTTAGCAGTTTCCTTGATCCGATCTCTGTAGAAACGGCGTCCGCCGCGTTTCCTACTCTTTATCAACTGGATCAAGATGAGTACGAATGGAATGCCGTTGGAAACATGAACTCAGAAATCGATCCGGGTAAAGGATTTATTGTTCTTGTTGAAGACGAGCTACCCACAACTCTATCCTCCGGCGAATCCTGGGAGGAACTGGACGGCAGTTTCAACTACAGCGGCCTGGACTACAACGGGGACGACAGCAGCGCCAATCCCGGCAATTTCTACCTGCTTGCCAATCCGCATCCCATTGCACTGAACTTTTGCGAGTTTACAGATGCTGAAATTGCAACCTCGCTCTATTTTTGGAATCCCAATGCCGGGGCAGGTTTTGGCGATTATGTCAATGTGAGTTGTGATCTTGAAGAAGGCGAGGTACTCATCTCCCCGTTCCAGGCATTTTGGATACGAACCACGGCCTCCAATCCATCTCTTGGTATTCCTGAAGACGCATACGAAGAAAGTACCGAGCCGGGATATTTTAAATATCAACAGAAAGCAGTTGCTCAAAAAGCATCGACATCTTCATTAGAAACTTCAGAACAATCCACATCCAAATCGTCTGAAAAATCAGGGATTGTGAATAATGAGTTTGCCATAGGATTAACGGTTCAGGACGAAGAACAGAAATTCTCCAATTCCACTCACATCTTTTTCTCTGCTGAAGCAACGCCCGGTCTTGATCCCATCGATGCGCCCAAACTGAGTGCAGCAGGATTAGCCGAACACTGGGTTTCGCTCCACTCCCTGGATCAAAAAGGTAACAAATACGCGCTGCAAAGCCGGCCTCCTGTGGATGAATCTGCGATGAGTGAATCAACCCAAACAGATCAACAGGCAAAAACCACCATCCCCATTGGCGTACAAACCACAGAAAACCGTTCATTCACCTTATCCTGGAATCTGCCGGATCAACACGTATTTGACGGCCAGTATTTTCTGAAGGATACCCGAACGAACGATGTGATTGATCTGAATCAAACTGACAGGTACACGTTTGAAATCGAGCCAGTTCAAATCGCCAAGGATACTCATCCGATGAGTGAAGTAGCTGAAATCGGATCTATGGGCTTACATACTCATCGGATGAATGCCGGGGCCACACCGCGGTTTGAACTACTGGTGGCTGCTTCCGGCGTAGATGGACGAACCGAATTGGGAGACGTGCCTGATGATTTTACCCTGAACCAGAATTACCCGAACCCGTTCAATCCAACCACGGTCATCAGCTACGAACTGCCGCAATCTGCCGAAGTGCGCCTGGATGTGTACGATATGGTAGGGCGCCACATTGCTACGCTGGTCAACGAACAGACATCAGCGGGCCGTCACACCGTCAACTTCGATGCCAGCCAACTTTCCAGCGGCGTGTACCTGTATCGGCTACAAGCCGGAAGTACGATTATGACTAAGAAATTGACCATTGTGAAGTAA
- a CDS encoding choice-of-anchor Q domain-containing protein, protein MKSTIINENPIFEDTSVGNYRLQGNSPAINVGTNSPFETGGVAEGITIDLAGTSRIYNSETVDIGAYEFQGEPTDSEKPIDPNNENILFVNINLEGGNESGDSWDNAIRELQRALNWAASDWNAEQDGTLQIWVAAGTYTPGEEGDQSATFQLVNHVEVYGGFDGNEESLENRDWKTHTTILSGDIDDNDDDFAPSTNSDENSSTPSQTDHISGNNSYQIVTGKQYRQQRRYRRLFGYRRFCK, encoded by the coding sequence ATGAAATCTACAATTATCAATGAAAATCCAATATTTGAAGATACTTCTGTCGGCAACTATAGATTGCAAGGTAACAGCCCTGCGATCAATGTTGGAACCAATAGTCCTTTTGAGACAGGTGGAGTAGCAGAAGGAATTACTATCGACCTGGCCGGTACCTCTCGAATTTATAACTCAGAAACTGTTGATATAGGCGCCTACGAATTCCAGGGTGAGCCAACCGATTCCGAAAAACCAATTGATCCCAATAATGAAAATATACTGTTCGTGAATATCAATCTGGAAGGTGGAAACGAAAGCGGGGATTCCTGGGATAATGCTATTCGTGAGCTTCAGCGCGCTTTGAATTGGGCGGCATCAGACTGGAATGCAGAGCAGGACGGCACCCTCCAAATCTGGGTAGCAGCCGGAACCTATACGCCGGGCGAAGAGGGGGACCAGTCAGCAACCTTTCAACTGGTCAACCATGTAGAAGTGTATGGTGGATTTGATGGGAATGAAGAATCCCTTGAAAACCGCGATTGGAAAACTCATACAACTATTCTGAGTGGCGATATAGATGACAATGATGACGACTTCGCCCCATCCACAAATAGCGATGAGAATTCATCTACTCCCTCGCAAACAGATCATATTAGTGGCAACAACAGCTACCAAATTGTGACCGGAAAGCAATACCGGCAACAGCGCCGTTATCGACGGCTTTTTGGTTACCGGAGGTTTTGCAAATAA